The Thiosulfativibrio zosterae genome has a window encoding:
- a CDS encoding OsmC family protein, producing MTEIYIPSCIRPIDTDGLNKLGEAGKANPNAIKTLKSKTVLEGQFKNFNYVRDLEPVVVDEPPVLLGEDTAPNPSEMALLSLGSCLSVGVQANATQRGIPLTKLEVHLEGDINITAVWGTGDIDPNKKLGVTDVRATFVIESPGASKETLEELVAHAMKWSPVANTYLNAVNMSGKLA from the coding sequence ATGACTGAAATTTACATCCCATCTTGCATTCGTCCAATTGATACTGACGGACTTAATAAACTGGGTGAAGCAGGTAAAGCAAACCCTAACGCCATTAAAACCTTAAAGTCTAAGACAGTACTTGAAGGGCAATTTAAGAACTTTAACTATGTTCGTGATTTAGAGCCAGTGGTCGTTGATGAGCCACCTGTTCTTTTGGGTGAAGATACAGCACCCAACCCATCTGAAATGGCATTGCTCTCTTTGGGTTCTTGTTTGTCTGTTGGGGTTCAAGCTAACGCCACTCAGCGTGGTATTCCTTTAACAAAATTAGAAGTGCATTTAGAAGGTGATATTAACATCACCGCCGTTTGGGGTACGGGTGATATTGACCCTAACAAAAAATTAGGGGTGACAGATGTGCGTGCCACTTTTGTGATTGAATCTCCAGGCGCATCTAAGGAAACGCTAGAAGAATTAGTGGCTCATGCCATGAAGTGGTCGCCAGTGGCAAATACTTATTTAAATGCCGTCAATATGAGTGGAAAACTCGCTTAA
- a CDS encoding homoserine dehydrogenase, producing MKQVKLGLLGFGTVGGGTVEIINQTLSEIERRLGGYATLEIVQIAVRDLTKARSADTKNIPITNDPMAVVNNPEVDIVVELMGGTGLAKQCLETAIDNGKHIVTANKALIAEFGNELFAKAKAKNVIIAYEAAVAGGIPIIKALREGLAANKIEWLAGIINGTGNYILTEMQKPGADFAKVLKVAQDLGYAEADPTFDVEGIDAAHKLTILASIAFGIELQFDKVYTEGITKITAADIRFAQKLGYEIKHLGMASRTPNGYSLRVHPTLVPKTVLLSHVKGVMNAVMVQGNHVGPTLYNGPGAGAGPTASAVVADIIDIVRASSQDSAAQIPALGFALDQLQSAPVEPIENIKTAFYLRFYAEDHAGVLAKVTAILAKNAVSIEHLHQEPNEDNEEDATLVMITNKVLESKMNEALAELSQMSEIDTPIQRIRVDALGQKSK from the coding sequence GTGAAGCAGGTTAAGTTAGGTTTATTAGGGTTCGGAACTGTCGGTGGTGGAACGGTTGAGATTATAAACCAAACGCTTTCAGAAATTGAAAGACGCTTAGGCGGTTATGCAACACTTGAAATCGTGCAAATTGCGGTGCGCGATTTAACCAAGGCTCGTTCTGCAGATACCAAAAATATCCCGATTACCAACGATCCGATGGCAGTTGTGAATAACCCAGAAGTCGATATCGTTGTTGAGTTGATGGGCGGTACAGGTTTAGCCAAACAATGCTTAGAAACCGCTATTGACAATGGCAAACACATAGTGACTGCCAATAAAGCCTTGATTGCTGAGTTTGGTAATGAGTTGTTTGCTAAAGCAAAAGCCAAAAATGTCATTATTGCCTATGAAGCCGCGGTTGCAGGTGGTATCCCCATCATCAAAGCGTTGCGTGAAGGCTTAGCGGCCAACAAAATTGAATGGTTAGCGGGTATTATCAATGGTACAGGTAACTACATCCTGACCGAAATGCAAAAGCCAGGTGCCGACTTTGCTAAAGTTTTAAAAGTGGCGCAAGACTTAGGTTATGCCGAAGCTGATCCAACTTTTGATGTGGAAGGTATTGATGCTGCGCATAAACTGACCATTTTAGCTTCGATTGCTTTTGGCATAGAATTGCAATTTGATAAGGTCTATACCGAAGGCATTACTAAGATTACGGCGGCGGACATTCGTTTTGCACAAAAATTAGGTTATGAAATCAAACATTTAGGCATGGCTTCTCGCACGCCCAATGGCTATTCTTTAAGAGTGCACCCTACTTTAGTACCTAAAACTGTATTATTGTCGCATGTTAAAGGGGTGATGAATGCGGTCATGGTGCAGGGCAATCATGTCGGGCCAACGCTTTATAATGGTCCAGGTGCTGGTGCGGGTCCAACCGCCAGTGCGGTTGTGGCTGATATTATTGATATCGTACGTGCATCTAGCCAAGATTCTGCTGCGCAAATACCTGCCTTGGGCTTTGCTTTGGATCAACTTCAGTCAGCCCCCGTTGAGCCAATCGAAAATATCAAAACCGCTTTCTACTTGCGCTTTTATGCCGAAGACCATGCCGGTGTGTTAGCCAAGGTAACGGCTATTTTAGCTAAGAATGCCGTGAGTATTGAACACTTGCACCAAGAGCCAAACGAAGACAATGAAGAAGATGCGACTTTGGTTATGATTACTAATAAAGTCTTAGAGTCTAAAATGAACGAAGCCTTGGCAGAGTTAAGTCAAATGTCTGAAATTGATACGCCAATTCAGCGCATTCGTGTGGATGCGTTAGGGCAAAAATCTAAATAA
- a CDS encoding LysM peptidoglycan-binding domain-containing M23 family metallopeptidase: MNFFKGLDSRQNIIKNVMSVLIWLFTTLFITSCAVNPNGSARHSAWYETADDTEIKPTVEKPKVNKCPYNYRIVPGDTLSEIALKCQIDMVQLAKLNHLEPPYRLTAGQTLFVPQVGDAPSLLGDEEGRNGVEALQNNAPVNWVWPMADAVPYTYTLDSSGRTGLSFFPDIGLPVFAVDDGRVAYAGDDLPHYGNLVVLKHDNGYVTVYAYNHVLEVKKGQQVKAGDMIARAGQSGDAQKPELYFEVRYLGRKVNAKGLFKAH, encoded by the coding sequence TTGAATTTTTTCAAGGGTTTAGATAGTCGGCAAAATATCATTAAAAATGTCATGAGCGTTTTAATATGGCTGTTCACAACCTTATTCATAACCAGTTGTGCGGTCAATCCTAATGGTTCAGCCAGGCATAGTGCTTGGTATGAAACCGCTGATGACACTGAAATTAAGCCAACGGTTGAAAAACCTAAGGTAAATAAATGTCCTTACAATTATAGAATTGTCCCGGGCGACACGCTCAGTGAGATTGCTTTGAAATGCCAAATTGATATGGTGCAACTGGCTAAATTGAACCATCTTGAGCCGCCTTATCGATTGACGGCTGGACAAACTTTATTTGTTCCACAAGTGGGTGATGCGCCAAGTTTGTTAGGTGATGAAGAGGGGCGTAATGGGGTAGAGGCGCTGCAAAATAATGCACCCGTTAATTGGGTTTGGCCAATGGCAGATGCGGTTCCCTATACTTATACCTTAGATTCATCAGGCAGAACAGGATTGTCTTTTTTTCCGGATATCGGTTTGCCCGTGTTTGCGGTAGACGATGGTCGAGTGGCTTATGCAGGGGATGATTTACCGCATTATGGCAATTTGGTGGTGTTAAAGCATGATAATGGTTATGTAACGGTTTATGCCTATAATCATGTTTTGGAAGTTAAAAAAGGTCAGCAAGTCAAAGCAGGGGATATGATTGCGAGAGCTGGACAGAGCGGGGATGCCCAAAAACCTGAGCTTTATTTTGAAGTTAGATATTTAGGTCGCAAAGTTAACGCCAAGGGGTTGTTTAAAGCCCATTAG
- the thrC gene encoding threonine synthase, with protein sequence MNFIETRGNDGHFPLAFSFSEAILSPMSSFGGLYSPEKLPHLGLEFLEAHLNSHYKTLAKAMLQLFEIDISEAVLDEALSLYDGFDDPANPVPVVKVTNDLFVSELYHGPTRAFKDMALQPFGSVLSAIAKARGEKYLILAATSGDTGPAALDTFRNKENIQVACMYPDGGTSDVQRLQMVTEDAANLKVIGIHGDFDDAQSALKTLLTSDEFKATLQKNNISLSAANSVNFGRIIFQTIYHLHSYLELVRQGEIKLGDKVYLNVPSGNFGNALGGYYAYQMGLPVEKIIIASNNNNVLTQFINEGRYDLRNTSVIPTISPAMDILKSSNIERILFDMFGPARTKELMLALDKDKFYQLTAEELAQVQTIFAADFCNDEETKVYIKQAYDLGYLMDPHTATCFKAHDTCRENKTLKSIIYSTAEWTKFSPVIANALTGEVDGQDIDALKSISETLGVAIPAPIKALFDKPIAQKTVINKQDIEAEILKFLA encoded by the coding sequence ATGAACTTTATTGAAACTCGTGGCAATGACGGCCATTTTCCTTTAGCGTTTAGCTTTTCAGAAGCCATTTTAAGCCCCATGTCTTCTTTTGGTGGACTCTATTCGCCAGAAAAGCTCCCTCATTTGGGGTTAGAGTTTTTAGAAGCGCATTTAAATTCCCACTACAAAACGCTCGCCAAAGCGATGTTACAGTTATTCGAAATTGACATTTCTGAAGCTGTTTTGGATGAGGCTTTAAGTTTATACGACGGTTTTGATGACCCTGCTAATCCTGTGCCGGTGGTTAAGGTAACAAATGACTTATTTGTCAGTGAGCTTTATCATGGCCCAACACGCGCCTTTAAAGATATGGCTTTGCAACCCTTCGGTTCGGTTTTGTCGGCAATTGCCAAAGCGCGTGGCGAAAAATATTTGATTTTAGCTGCGACCTCTGGTGATACTGGGCCTGCTGCTTTAGATACCTTTAGAAACAAAGAAAATATTCAAGTGGCCTGTATGTATCCAGATGGTGGAACTTCAGATGTTCAGCGCTTACAAATGGTCACCGAAGATGCGGCAAACTTAAAAGTGATTGGGATTCACGGCGACTTTGATGATGCGCAAAGTGCTTTAAAAACCTTGCTAACCTCTGATGAATTTAAGGCGACATTACAAAAAAATAACATCAGTTTGTCTGCGGCGAACTCGGTCAACTTTGGTCGTATTATTTTCCAAACCATTTATCATCTTCATAGTTATTTGGAGTTGGTGCGTCAGGGCGAAATTAAATTGGGCGACAAGGTCTATTTAAATGTGCCCAGTGGTAATTTTGGGAATGCTCTAGGTGGATACTATGCCTACCAAATGGGCTTGCCAGTAGAGAAAATCATCATTGCATCAAATAATAACAATGTGCTGACGCAGTTTATTAACGAAGGGCGCTATGACTTGCGCAACACGTCGGTTATTCCAACCATTTCTCCTGCCATGGATATTTTAAAGTCGTCTAATATTGAGCGTATATTGTTTGATATGTTTGGTCCTGCTCGCACCAAAGAGTTGATGTTGGCATTGGATAAGGACAAGTTTTATCAGTTAACGGCTGAAGAGTTGGCGCAAGTCCAAACGATTTTTGCTGCAGATTTCTGTAATGATGAAGAAACCAAGGTTTATATTAAACAGGCTTATGATTTAGGGTATTTGATGGATCCGCATACCGCGACTTGTTTTAAGGCGCATGACACCTGTCGTGAAAATAAAACACTAAAATCCATTATCTATTCAACTGCCGAATGGACTAAGTTTTCACCGGTAATTGCCAATGCTTTAACGGGCGAAGTGGATGGTCAGGATATTGATGCACTGAAATCCATTTCAGAAACTTTAGGTGTTGCCATTCCTGCACCGATTAAAGCCTTGTTTGATAAGCCTATTGCGCAAAAAACAGTGATTAATAAACAAGATATTGAAGCTGAAATTTTAAAGTTTTTAGCTTAA
- a CDS encoding acyl-CoA dehydrogenase family protein, which yields MIQNIVKKDLKPLTLSIDHGTYTTEILEKLGKAGAFRHHIPSQNNGELNLFGTIADMAVVSEECMSTGFMMWAQTVCAWYIENSENEWLKTEILPKMVEGELFGATSLSNPMKYFAGIEELKLSATETEEGYIINGTLPWVSNLLEGSSKHFFGSIFTVHGKDGVADRDAMALIPCDLDGLTMKQMVQFVGMEGTGTYALIFDNAFLPKKYLLSDPVTPLLKKMKAGFILLQTGMAAGVIQGSINEMKKSNLTLGETNAYLDDSPEELQEELDDALEFIQGLCEDPYTPGEDYIKSVLEARLLGAEICKRSADSVMQHAGAKGYIVDAAAHRKQREAYFVIIVTPSIKHLRKEIARLEAA from the coding sequence ATGATTCAGAATATTGTTAAAAAAGATTTAAAGCCGCTAACACTCTCAATTGACCATGGTACTTATACCACTGAGATTTTAGAAAAGTTAGGTAAAGCAGGCGCATTTCGTCATCATATTCCATCACAAAATAATGGTGAATTGAATTTGTTTGGCACCATTGCAGATATGGCGGTGGTTTCAGAAGAATGTATGTCAACCGGCTTTATGATGTGGGCACAAACAGTTTGTGCTTGGTATATTGAAAACTCTGAAAACGAGTGGCTTAAAACTGAAATTTTGCCGAAGATGGTTGAAGGCGAATTGTTTGGTGCGACTTCTTTGTCTAACCCAATGAAGTATTTTGCAGGTATTGAAGAGTTAAAATTGTCTGCGACAGAAACAGAAGAAGGTTACATTATCAATGGCACTTTACCTTGGGTTTCAAACCTTTTAGAAGGTTCAAGCAAGCACTTCTTTGGTTCAATTTTTACCGTCCATGGTAAAGATGGCGTAGCAGACCGTGATGCAATGGCTTTAATTCCTTGTGACCTAGATGGATTAACCATGAAACAAATGGTGCAGTTTGTGGGTATGGAAGGCACAGGCACTTACGCTTTGATTTTTGACAATGCGTTTTTACCTAAAAAGTATTTATTGTCAGATCCTGTGACACCACTGCTTAAAAAAATGAAAGCTGGATTTATATTGCTGCAAACCGGAATGGCTGCCGGCGTGATTCAGGGTTCTATTAATGAAATGAAAAAATCTAACCTAACCTTGGGTGAAACCAATGCTTACCTAGATGATTCGCCAGAAGAGCTTCAAGAAGAATTAGATGACGCTTTAGAGTTTATTCAAGGGTTATGTGAAGATCCCTATACCCCAGGCGAAGACTATATTAAGTCTGTGTTAGAAGCGCGTTTATTGGGTGCGGAAATTTGCAAACGCTCGGCGGATTCTGTGATGCAACATGCGGGTGCTAAAGGGTATATCGTTGATGCTGCGGCGCACCGTAAACAGCGAGAGGCTTACTTTGTGATTATCGTTACCCCGTCAATTAAACATTTAAGAAAAGAAATAGCTAGGCTAGAAGCCGCTTAA
- a CDS encoding sigma-54 interaction domain-containing protein has translation MKKYERIDITNQTEYLVIKEAAEEIENAYQPEKAIHTILSLISRQIGLNRGRVLLQEANTGFLKAAYAYGLTQNEIAKSRFAIKEGISGKVMHTGTPIIVPDIDQETDYLCRTVDRSTLPQETVSFLATPIIRNGTVVGVLAVNRLRKSTRSLDKDLSLLKLIAVFISEILAVHNMLERQTQILKEENEQLKALTTSQGSQYGIIGESSSLMNALNQVSRAANAAVTVLLKGESGTGKEKFSRMLHLSSRRQDGPFIAINCAAIPKDLLESELFGHEKGSFTGAGKTKQGQMELANQGTLFLDEIADLDLSLQAKLLRVLEDKSVTRVGGVKPIPVDVRIIVASHKDLNEAVNLGKFRLDLFYRLNVFPIELPPLRDRAGDIRLLARHFLNQANQEYQLSTIFDVGAMEFLEHYDWPGNIRQLENVIKRAVLMADQHRLIKAPLIQSIISDEKAINLGGKASSNRQAEKTPATPQGWPMQQNPFPNTNMAPQSPTLGQGQFANYEGGYNPALNSAQPFQQPNPFGQTGYFEKRDYWKVSDAEVETLKQALEMARGNKTRAALMLNMTPRQFSYRLKKLELEE, from the coding sequence TTGAAAAAATATGAACGCATAGACATTACCAATCAAACTGAGTATTTGGTGATCAAAGAAGCAGCCGAAGAAATTGAAAATGCCTACCAGCCAGAAAAAGCCATACACACCATCTTAAGTTTGATTTCCCGACAAATCGGCTTAAATCGTGGGCGCGTTTTACTCCAAGAAGCTAACACCGGATTTTTAAAAGCCGCCTATGCTTATGGACTCACCCAAAATGAAATCGCCAAAAGCCGCTTTGCCATCAAAGAAGGGATTTCAGGCAAGGTCATGCACACTGGAACACCAATTATTGTGCCAGACATTGACCAAGAAACCGACTACCTATGCAGAACTGTTGATCGCTCCACCCTACCACAAGAAACCGTATCTTTTTTAGCAACACCAATTATCCGCAACGGCACTGTTGTGGGCGTCTTAGCGGTTAACCGTTTAAGAAAAAGCACTCGGTCTTTAGACAAAGATTTAAGCCTACTCAAATTAATTGCTGTTTTTATCAGTGAAATTCTCGCTGTACACAACATGCTTGAACGCCAAACCCAAATTCTTAAAGAAGAAAACGAACAATTAAAAGCCCTAACGACCAGCCAAGGCAGTCAGTATGGCATTATTGGCGAAAGCAGCAGCCTTATGAACGCTCTCAATCAAGTCAGTCGTGCAGCCAATGCAGCGGTCACGGTTTTATTAAAAGGCGAATCGGGCACTGGTAAAGAAAAATTCTCTCGAATGCTTCATTTATCATCAAGACGCCAAGATGGTCCGTTTATCGCCATTAACTGCGCCGCCATTCCAAAAGATTTACTGGAGTCAGAACTTTTTGGCCACGAAAAAGGTTCATTTACCGGTGCCGGTAAAACCAAACAAGGCCAAATGGAATTAGCCAATCAAGGCACGCTTTTTTTAGATGAGATTGCAGATTTAGACCTGAGCCTACAAGCCAAACTTTTAAGGGTGTTAGAAGATAAATCTGTGACCCGTGTTGGGGGTGTAAAACCGATTCCGGTGGATGTCAGAATCATTGTGGCATCTCATAAAGATTTAAATGAAGCCGTTAATCTTGGAAAATTTAGACTCGATTTATTTTATCGTCTAAATGTTTTCCCCATTGAATTGCCGCCTTTAAGAGATCGCGCGGGGGATATTCGATTATTAGCCAGACACTTTCTCAACCAAGCAAACCAAGAATATCAACTCAGCACTATTTTTGATGTCGGCGCGATGGAATTTTTAGAACATTACGACTGGCCTGGCAATATTCGTCAGCTTGAAAATGTGATTAAAAGAGCTGTTTTAATGGCAGACCAGCACAGGCTGATTAAAGCCCCTTTGATTCAATCGATTATCAGCGATGAAAAAGCCATCAACCTTGGTGGCAAGGCATCAAGTAACCGTCAAGCTGAAAAAACACCAGCCACTCCTCAAGGTTGGCCCATGCAACAAAATCCTTTTCCAAACACTAACATGGCCCCACAATCCCCAACCTTGGGGCAAGGACAATTTGCCAATTATGAGGGCGGCTACAACCCAGCCTTGAACTCAGCGCAACCTTTTCAACAACCTAACCCATTTGGACAAACGGGTTATTTTGAGAAAAGAGATTATTGGAAAGTGTCGGATGCCGAAGTTGAAACCCTAAAACAAGCCTTAGAAATGGCGCGCGGCAATAAAACCAGAGCCGCTTTAATGCTTAACATGACACCTAGACAATTCAGTTATCGTCTTAAAAAATTAGAGCTTGAAGAATAA
- the alaC gene encoding alanine transaminase yields the protein MTADFQRIKRLPPYVFNIVGELKAEARRRGEDIIDFGMGNPDQDTPKHIVDKLIEVVQREGTHRYSVSQGIPRLRRAICNWYKNKFDVDLDMDSEVVVTIGSKEGLAHLALATVDKGDTVLVPNPAYPIHPYGFVIAGADIRHVRMTPDVDFFEELEKAIKDSWPKPKMLVLNFPGNPTTQTVELDFFEKVVAICKEHGIWLIHDLAYADIAFDGYKAPSVMQVPGAKDIAVEFYTLSKSYNMPGWRVGFMVGNPELVYALKRMKSYLDYGTFTPIQVAAITALEGPQECVQEISDMYKARRDVLCQGLNAIGWPVVPPKATMFVWAPIPEEYKAMGSIEFSKKLLTEAKVAVSPGIGFGDYGDDHVRFGLIENEHRTRQAIRGIRDMFRKDGLIEVNL from the coding sequence GTGACTGCCGACTTTCAAAGAATCAAACGACTTCCTCCCTATGTGTTCAATATAGTTGGAGAACTTAAGGCCGAAGCGCGCCGCCGAGGTGAAGATATCATTGACTTTGGTATGGGAAATCCAGACCAAGATACGCCAAAGCATATCGTTGATAAGCTTATTGAAGTGGTTCAGCGTGAAGGTACCCACCGCTATTCTGTGTCACAAGGCATTCCGCGTTTGCGTAGAGCCATTTGTAACTGGTATAAAAACAAATTTGATGTTGATCTAGACATGGATTCAGAGGTGGTGGTCACCATCGGTTCAAAAGAAGGCTTGGCACATTTAGCTTTGGCGACCGTTGATAAAGGCGATACTGTCTTAGTGCCTAATCCAGCTTATCCGATTCACCCTTATGGGTTTGTGATTGCAGGTGCCGACATTCGTCATGTTCGTATGACGCCAGATGTCGATTTTTTTGAAGAGTTAGAAAAAGCGATTAAAGACTCTTGGCCAAAACCAAAAATGTTGGTTTTAAACTTTCCTGGCAATCCAACCACTCAAACAGTTGAGTTAGATTTCTTTGAAAAGGTGGTCGCCATTTGTAAAGAGCACGGTATTTGGTTGATTCACGATTTAGCTTACGCTGATATTGCATTTGATGGTTATAAAGCCCCCTCAGTCATGCAGGTTCCTGGTGCAAAAGACATAGCCGTTGAGTTTTATACCTTATCCAAAAGCTACAATATGCCAGGATGGCGAGTTGGTTTTATGGTGGGTAATCCTGAGTTGGTTTATGCGTTGAAGCGTATGAAGTCTTATTTGGATTATGGTACTTTTACCCCGATTCAAGTGGCAGCCATCACGGCTTTAGAAGGGCCACAAGAATGCGTACAAGAAATTTCTGATATGTACAAAGCCCGTCGCGATGTGCTTTGCCAAGGGCTTAATGCAATTGGTTGGCCAGTGGTACCGCCTAAGGCCACCATGTTTGTTTGGGCGCCGATTCCAGAAGAATATAAAGCCATGGGATCCATTGAATTTTCTAAAAAGTTATTAACGGAAGCAAAGGTTGCTGTTTCTCCAGGAATCGGTTTTGGCGATTATGGCGATGACCATGTGCGTTTTGGTTTGATTGAAAATGAACACCGTACGCGTCAGGCGATTCGCGGGATTCGTGATATGTTCCGTAAAGATGGGCTGATTGAAGTCAATCTATAA
- a CDS encoding Mth938-like domain-containing protein: MKFTEHRDSNVLTVRQYQPGLVKINELQIQKSCFFNQKTLIQDWPCRAIEDLNETLLDDILALQPEVIILGTGENQIFPAPKLFAYCAQKGIGLEVMDNAAACRTYNVLTTEDRPVVLALIFGKALEN; this comes from the coding sequence ATGAAATTTACTGAACACCGCGATTCTAATGTGTTGACCGTTCGCCAATATCAACCAGGCCTGGTTAAAATCAATGAACTTCAGATACAAAAAAGCTGCTTTTTTAACCAAAAAACCCTCATTCAAGATTGGCCATGCAGGGCGATTGAAGACCTTAATGAAACCTTATTGGATGACATTTTGGCTTTACAGCCTGAAGTGATTATTTTGGGTACAGGAGAAAACCAAATTTTTCCAGCACCTAAACTGTTTGCCTATTGTGCACAAAAAGGCATTGGATTAGAGGTTATGGACAATGCAGCGGCTTGCCGCACTTATAATGTATTAACCACAGAAGACAGACCCGTGGTTTTGGCGCTCATTTTTGGCAAAGCCCTCGAAAATTAA
- a CDS encoding FAD-dependent oxidoreductase: MTQPYQKYICRTCGLIYDEELGDIDSGLAPGTRFADIPDDWYCPLCLVSKDDFVLIDESAKSASADQPKSKVSNQADVLIIGSGYAGWQTAEAIRKASPDSVITLLTADDGTVYPKPALSMALSQNRTPDDLPEATANEKANELGIGVKTRTKVMSINTQRKKVTTTTGSFSYAKLVLATGAKALSPKIAGDAAHEMMTVNDLNAYKKFYKLLLDKPKVTLIGGGLIATELAEDLRSFGVEVDMIVRGAHLMSQIMPEMISRNLAEKLKSRGVNLIFNSEVIEMNASEKGGYQLKTDQGEVLESGLVLAAIGLAPNIELAKKAKLKTNLGICINAYCQTSDPDVYAVGDCAETDGVVQAYLEPIRRQVKVLASHIAGDNSSQFNIIPTLIKTKTPSLAIMLSPPLKATHGQWEMNMQAGDNQRLFYTQGTEVTGFALSGDLVSTANALYKETYHL; this comes from the coding sequence ATGACTCAGCCATATCAGAAATACATTTGCCGAACTTGCGGTTTAATTTATGACGAAGAGTTAGGGGATATAGATTCAGGTTTAGCACCTGGAACTCGTTTTGCTGATATTCCTGATGATTGGTATTGTCCACTATGCTTGGTGAGCAAAGATGATTTTGTGTTGATTGATGAATCAGCAAAATCAGCTTCTGCTGACCAGCCAAAATCCAAAGTCAGTAATCAAGCAGATGTGTTAATAATCGGTTCAGGTTATGCAGGTTGGCAAACCGCTGAGGCTATTCGAAAAGCCAGTCCAGACTCTGTGATTACTTTATTAACGGCAGACGATGGCACGGTTTATCCTAAACCAGCACTGTCAATGGCACTCAGTCAAAACAGAACGCCAGACGATTTACCTGAAGCAACTGCCAATGAAAAAGCTAACGAATTGGGCATAGGGGTTAAAACACGCACCAAAGTCATGTCGATTAATACCCAGCGCAAAAAAGTCACCACCACGACCGGCAGTTTTAGTTATGCAAAGCTGGTGTTAGCCACAGGCGCTAAGGCTTTATCACCGAAAATTGCAGGTGATGCGGCTCACGAAATGATGACGGTGAATGATTTAAATGCCTATAAAAAGTTTTATAAACTCCTATTAGACAAGCCAAAGGTCACTTTGATTGGCGGCGGCTTGATTGCCACTGAATTAGCGGAGGATTTGCGATCTTTTGGTGTCGAAGTCGATATGATTGTGAGAGGCGCGCATTTGATGAGCCAAATCATGCCAGAGATGATTTCGAGAAACTTAGCCGAAAAATTGAAATCTCGTGGTGTGAATCTTATTTTTAATTCTGAAGTCATTGAAATGAATGCCTCAGAAAAGGGTGGCTATCAATTAAAAACCGACCAAGGCGAAGTTTTGGAGTCTGGTTTGGTGTTGGCTGCCATCGGCTTAGCACCGAATATTGAATTAGCCAAAAAAGCTAAGCTAAAAACAAACCTGGGTATTTGCATCAATGCCTATTGTCAAACCAGTGATCCTGATGTGTATGCGGTGGGTGATTGTGCAGAAACCGATGGCGTGGTGCAAGCCTATTTAGAGCCCATTCGTCGTCAGGTTAAAGTGCTGGCTAGTCATATTGCGGGCGATAATAGCAGTCAGTTTAATATTATCCCGACGCTGATAAAAACCAAAACACCGAGCTTGGCGATTATGTTAAGTCCGCCTTTAAAAGCGACTCACGGTCAATGGGAAATGAATATGCAGGCGGGCGATAACCAAAGACTGTTTTATACCCAAGGCACTGAAGTGACTGGGTTTGCCTTAAGTGGCGACTTAGTTTCAACCGCCAATGCCCTTTACAAAGAAACTTATCATTTATAA
- the cynS gene encoding cyanase, translated as MLSKVAMTEAIILAKAEKKTGWVEIAAATGLSEVYTTSACLGMNHLEAEPAAKLCAFLGLDADVEAALQTFPHKSWDKLVPTDPLIYRLYEIVGVYGPTMKELIHEKFGDGIMSAIDFTMDIDKEENPAGDRVVVKMNGKFLAYKAW; from the coding sequence ATGTTGTCTAAAGTAGCAATGACTGAAGCAATTATTTTGGCTAAAGCAGAAAAGAAAACCGGTTGGGTAGAAATCGCAGCCGCCACAGGTCTCAGTGAAGTCTATACAACCTCGGCTTGTTTAGGTATGAATCACTTAGAAGCAGAGCCAGCAGCAAAGCTGTGTGCATTTTTAGGATTGGACGCTGATGTTGAAGCGGCACTACAAACTTTCCCTCACAAATCTTGGGACAAGCTCGTACCGACAGACCCTTTAATTTATCGTTTGTATGAAATTGTGGGTGTGTATGGCCCAACCATGAAAGAACTCATTCATGAAAAGTTTGGTGACGGTATTATGAGCGCCATCGATTTCACAATGGATATTGATAAAGAAGAAAATCCAGCCGGTGACCGCGTTGTTGTTAAAATGAACGGTAAATTTTTAGCTTATAAAGCCTGGTAA